One genomic window of Solanum stenotomum isolate F172 chromosome 9, ASM1918654v1, whole genome shotgun sequence includes the following:
- the LOC125877116 gene encoding 1-aminocyclopropane-1-carboxylate oxidase 1: MENFPIINLEKLNGDERANTMEMIKDACENWGFFELVNHGIPHEVMDTVDKMTKGHYKKCMEQRFKELVASKGLEAVEAEVTDLDWESTFFLRHLPTSNISQVPDLDDEYREVMRDFAKRLEKLAEELLDLLCENLGLEKGYLKNAFYGSKGPNFGTKVSNYPPCPKPDLIKGLRAHTDAGGIILLFQDDKVSGLQLLKDEQWIDVPPMRHSIVVNLGDQLEVITNGKYKSVMHRVIAQTDGTRMSLASFYNPGSDAVIYPAKTLVEKEAEESTQVYPKFVFDDYMKLYAGLKFQAKEPRFEAMKAMESDPIASA; this comes from the exons ATGGAGAACTTCCCAATTATTAACTTGGAAAAGCTCAATGGAGATGAGAGGGCCAACACCATGGAAATGATTAAAGATGCTTGTGAGAATTGGGGCTTCTTTGAG TTGGTGAACCATGGAATTCCACATGAAGTAATGGACACAGTAGATAAAATGACAAAGGGACATTACAAGAAGTGCATGGAACAGAGGTTCAAAGAATTGGTAGCAAGCAAGGGTCTTGAAGCTGTTGAAGCTGAGGTTACTGATTTAGATTGGGAAAGCACTTTCTTCTTGCGCCATCTTCCTACTTCTAATATCTCTCAAGTACCCGATCTTGATGACGAATACAG AGAGGTAATGAGAGATTTTGCTAAAAGATTGGAGAAATTGGCAGAGGAGTTACTTGACTTGCTTTGTGAAAATCTTGGACTTGAAAAAGGTTACTTGAAAAATGCCTTTTATGGATCAAAAGGTCCCAATTTTGGGACTAAAGTTAGCAACTATCCACCATGTCCTAAGCCTGATTTGATAAAGGGACTCCGCGCTCATACAGACGCTGGTGGCATCATACTTCTATTCCAAGATGACAAAGTGAGTGGCCTTCAACTCCTCAAAGACGAGCAATGGATCGATGTTCCTCCCATGCGCCACTCTATTGTGGTTAACCTTGGTGACCAACTTGAG GTGATCACGAATGGGAAATACAAGAGTGTGATGCACAGAGTGATTGCACAAACAGACGGGACACGAATGTCACTAGCCTCATTTTACAATCCAGGAAGTGATGCAGTAATATATCCAGCAAAAACTTTGGTTGAAAAAGAGGCAGAGGAAAGTACACAAGTTTATCCAAAGTTTGTGTTTGATGATTACATGAAGTTATATGCTGGACTTAAGTTTCAAGCCAAAGAGCCAAGATTTGAAGCAATGAAGGCAATGGAAAGTGATCCAATTGCAAGTGCTTAG
- the LOC125877245 gene encoding uncharacterized protein LOC125877245, whose translation MEIREASPTHYLLKIESFSLLSESGIDKIESNEFKAGDYKWKMIIYPNGNTHENGSEHISAYLSISGTSSLPPGWEVNVIFTFFVFNQLTDNYLSVRGKMRRFQCIKSLWGLPKFLSHKTFKEASNGYLVDDKCVFGAEIFVVQRQAIGECLSIVKPNGSFKREWKICKFSNLDKLWLSEEFTVGGYKWQLKLYPKGEADNKECDIAIYLHSVDSNNFDHHQKLKAKYNINLKNQKNGGHKKLSYCNWFSAASRTWGYASYMPLTQLHDKKNGYLVDDCIVVEVELEVVLKQSPFPKRRGGGAQGVHLNLLRWNLETCPSNMEYIDLHCPSNIESVVLEDEAAELMMEIRDASPTHYSLKIESFSLLSESGIDKFESNVFNAGGYKWKMIIYPNGNTRENGSGHISVYLAITGLNSMRAGWEVNAIFTFFVFNQLRDNYLSVRGKMRRFQPMKTLWGLPKFLSHKTFKYPSNGYLVDDKCVFGAEIFIIHRQAIGECLSMVKSNDLFKRQWKICNFSKLRKDWLSEEFTVGGYNWKLLVYPQGNVTSKGCHISIYLKFVNAKDFNQHQKVKANCSINLKDQINGGCKKLSYCEWFSITAPTWGFSGYMPLTQLYDEKNGYLVKDCIVVEVDLKVVFKHSVRNLS comes from the exons ATGGAAATTAGAGAGGCTTCGCCAACACACTATTTGTTGAAAATTGAGTCTTTCTCCCTACTTTCAGAGAGTGGCATTGACAAGATCGAATCGAACGAATTTAAGGCTGGTGATTATAAATG GAAAATGATCATATATCCTAATGGAAACACACACGAAAATGGAAGTGAACATATTTCAGCTTACTTGTCCATTTCTGGGACAAGTTCCCTGCCTCCTGGTTGGGAGGTTAATGTTATATTTACCTTCTTTGTGTTCAATCAATTAACTGACAATTATCTTTCAGTGAGAG GAAAAATGAGACGTTTTCAATGTATCAAGTCTTTATGGGGACTTCCCAAATTTCTTTCTCACAAAACATTCAAAGAGGCCTCTAATGGTTACCTTGTTGACGACAAATGTGTGTTTGGAGCAGAGATATTTGTCGTCCAAAGACAAGCAATTGGTGAATGTTTGTCCATTGTGAAACCTAATGGTTCATTTAAGCGTGAATGGAAGATTTGTAAATTCTCCAATCTTGACAAATTATGGCTTTCTGAAGAATTTACTGTGGGAGGTTACAAATG GCAACTAAAGTTATATCCAAAAGGCGAAGCAGACAATAAGGAATGTGATATCGCAATATACTTACATTCTGTTGATTCAAACAACTTCGATCACCATCAAAAACTGAAGGCAAAATACAACATTAACCtgaaaaatcagaaaaatggAGGACACAAAAAGCTATCTT ATTGTAATTGGTTTTCTGCCGCCTCACGGACTTGGGGTTATGCAAGTTATATGCCTTTAACTCAGCTACATGATAAGAAAAATGGTTATCTTGTCGATGATTGTATCGTGGTAGAAGTTGAGCTGGAAGTCGTGCTTAAGCAAAGT CCTTTCCCGAAGAGGAGGGGCGGAGGGGCGCAAGGGGTTCATCTGAACCTTCTTCGTTGGAATTTGGAAACATG CCCTAGTAACATGGAATATATTGATCTCCACTGCCCTAGTAACATCGAATCCGTTGTTCTTGAAGACGAAG CTGCAGAATTGATGATGGAAATTAGAGATGCTTCACCAACACACTATTCGTTGAAAATTGAGTCTTTCTCTCTACTTTCAGAGAGTGGCATTGATAAGTTTGAATCGAATGTGTTTAATGCTGGTGGTTATAAATG GAAAATGATCATTTATCCAAATGGGAACACACGCGAAAATGGAAGTGGACATATTTCGGTTTACTTGGCAATAACAGGGTTAAATTCCATGCGTGCTGGTTGGGAGGTCAATGCTATATTTACCTTCTTTGTGTTCAATCAACTCCGCGACAATTATCTTTCAGTACGAG GAAAAATGCGGCGTTTTCAACCTATGAAGACCTTATGGGGACTTCCCAAATTTCTTTCTCACAAAACATTTAAATATCCATCTAATGGATACCTTGTTGATGACAAATGTGTGTTTGGAGCAGAGATATTCATCATACATAGACAAGCAATTGGTGAATGTTTGTCTATGGTGAAATCTAATGACTTGTTTAAGCGTCAATGGAAGATCTGTAATTTCTCCAAACTTCGCAAAGATTGGCTTTCTGAAGAATTTACTGTGGGAGGTTACAATTG GAAGCTCTTGGTGTATCCACAAGGCAATGTAACCAGTAAGGGATGTCATATCTCAATATACTTAAAATTTGTTAATGCTAAGGACTTTAATCAACATCAAAAAGTGAAGGCAAATTGCAGCATAAACCTCAAAGATCAGATAAATGGTGGATGCAAAAAGCTATCTT attgtGAGTGGTTTTCTATCACCGCACCGACTTGGGGTTTTTCAGGTTATATGCCTTTAACTCAGTTGTATGATGAGAAAAATGGTTATCTTGTCAAAGATTGTattgtggtggaagttgatCTGAAAGTTGTGTTTAAGCATAGCGTAAGGAACTTATCTTAA
- the LOC125877246 gene encoding uncharacterized protein LOC125877246, translated as MEVRDASPAHYLLKIESFSLLSESGIDKFESNEFEAGGHKWRMIVYPDGNTDENGSGHISVYLAISGTTSLPANWEVNAIFTFFLFNQLRDNYLSVRGKMRRFQSFKCLWGLAKFISHNTFKEASNGYLVNDKCVLGAEIFVVQRQAIGECLSMVKSTDSFKREWKICNFSKLGENWVSEEFTVGGYKWKLSLYPKGNANNKGCDISIFLKSVDAKDFDHHEKVKVNGSINLKHQTNGGCKKLPYCSWFSNTTPSLGYPNFMPLTQLRDRKKGYLVKDCIVVEVELEVIAFKHIIKSLC; from the exons ATGGAAGTTAGAGATGCTTCACCAGCACACTATTTGTTGAAAATTGAGTCTTTCTCTCTACTTTCAGAGAGTGGCATTGACAAGTTTGAATCAAATGAGTTTGAAGCTGGTGGTCATAAATG GAGAATGATTGTTTATCCAGATGGGAACACAGATGAAAATGGAAGTGGACATATTTCAGTTTACTTGGCCATTTCAGGGACAACTTCCCTGCCTGCTAATTGGGAAGTCAATGCTATATTTACCTTCTTTCTGTTCAATCAACTCCGCGACAATTATCTTTCAGTGCGAG GAAAAATGCGGCGCTTTCAATCTTTCAAGTGTTTATGGGGACTTGCAAAATTTATTTCTCACAACACATTCAAAGAGGCCTCTAACGGATACCTTGTTAACGACAAATGTGTGCTTGGAGCAGAGATATTCGTCGTCCAAAGGCAAGCAATTGGTGAATGTTTGTCTATGGTGAAATCTACTGACTCATTTAAGCGAGAATGGAAGATCTGTAATTTCTCCAAGCTTGGTGAAAATTGGGTTTCTGAAGAATTTACTGTGGGAGGTTACAAATG GAAGCTCTCGTTGTATCCAAAAGGCAATGCAAACAATAAGGGATGtgatatttcaatatttctaaAATCTGTTGATGCTAAGGACTTTGATCACCATGAAAAAGTGAAGGTAAATGGCAGCATAAACCTCAAACATCAGACAAATGGTGGATGCAAAAAGCTACCTT ATTGTAGTTGGTTTTCAAATACTACGCCAAGTTTGGGTTATCCAAATTTTATGCCTTTAACTCAGTTGCGTGATCGGAAAAAAGGTTATCTTGTCAAAGATTGTATTGTAGTGGAGGTTGAGCTAGAAGTTATTGCGTTTAAGCATATAATAAAGAGCTTATGTTAA
- the LOC125877247 gene encoding ubiquitin C-terminal hydrolase 13-like, which translates to MRSIATEDEEVTVEVRDASPGHYLLKIESFSLLSESGIDKFESNEFEAAGHKWKMIIYPDGNTHENGSGHISVYLAISGTTSLPANWEVNAIFTFFLFNQLRDNYLSVRGKMRHFQPIKSIWGLNSFISLGHSNCILKLSLYPKGNANNKGCDISIFLKSVDAKDFDHHEKVKVNGSINLKDQTNGGCKKLPCLAVLHSLVIGEHSARRYVIGEVINAHFVSN; encoded by the exons ATGAGATCGATTGCTACTGAAGATGAAG AAGTGACCGTGGAAGTTAGAGATGCTTCGCCAGGACACTATTTGTTGAAAATTGAGTCTTTTTCTCTACTTTCAGAGAGTGGCATTGACAAGTTTGAATCAAATGAATTTGAGGCTGCTGGTCATAAATG GAAAATGATCATTTATCCAGATGGGAACACACATGAAAATGGAAGTGGACATATTTCAGTTTACTTGGCCATTTCAGGGACAACTTCCCTGCCTGCTAATTGGGAAGTCAATGCTATATTTACCTTCTTTCTGTTCAATCAACTTCGTGACAATTATCTTTCAGTGCGAG GAAAAATGCGGCACTTTCAACCTATCAAGTCTATATGGGGACTTAATTCCTTCATCTCCTTGGGACATAGTAATTGTATATT GAAGCTCTCGTTGTATCCAAAAGGCAATGCAAACAATAAGGGATGtgatatttcaatatttctaaAATCTGTTGATGCTAAGGACTTTGATCACCATGAAAAAGTGAAGGTAAATGGCAGCATAAACCTCAAAGATCAGACAAATGGTGGATGCAAAAAGCTACCTT GTTTGGCTGTCTTGCATTCATTAGTTATAGGTGAACACTCAGCTCGGCGCTATGTTATTGGAGAAGTTATCAATGCCCATTTTGTATCCAATTAG